In the Thermogemmata fonticola genome, CTGGTCCGGTATGCCGAAACCTATGGCCACGAGTTCGACTTCGACATTCCTGAAGCCTGGCGCTACCGAGACTATGTCATACGGGCTTTTAATGCCGATCTACCCTATGACCGCTTTCTGCAGGAACAGATCGCTGGCGATCTCCTGGACGACCCGCGCTATGACCCGCAAACGGGAAGCAACGAGTCTCTGCTCGCCACGGCTTTCTGGTGGCTAGGGGATGCCGTCCATTCGCCGGTCGATTCCCGTATGGACTTCGCGGATCGGATTGACAATCAGATCGACGTATTCGGCAAGGCCATCCTCGGCCTAACACTCGGCTGCGCTCGCTGCCATGACCACAAATTCGATCCCATTCCCAGCCGCGATTACTACGCCCTCTTCGGGATTCTCGCCAGCTCCCGCTTTCACTACGGGGACATCGGCGATCCCCGCCCCTTGGAGCGGCTCCTTGATGAATTAACGCGATCTCGTCCGCAGGCATATTCGACAGCGGCGGAATCGAGAGGTTCTGGGGGAGACATCATCCCCCCGCCACGTCCGGGGAGTGCCTGGCGTCTGGGAGCGAAAGCCTGGGAACATTTCGGGGCGGACTGGCGGCAACGCTGGGATGCCACCGGTTTGGGACTGCGTCCTACCGGCGGAGAGGGATTCCCTCACAGCGGTCAAGAGGCCGAGGCGTTATCAGCGGCACTGCGCTCCCCGACCTTCATGATCGAGCATCGTTATCTCGTGCTGCGAGTGGCGGGCCGGCAAGCTCAGGCCCGTTTGATCCTCAACGGCTTGCAGTTGATCCGCGACCCCATTTACGGCGGTCTAGCCAAACAGATCGACCACGGCGAAGAGTTCCGCTGGCTGGTATTCGACCTGCATCTCTGGCCTGGACAACCGGCTTATGTCGAACTGCTGGACAATGGCCCCGGTTACTTCGCCATCCGCGAAGCCTGGTTTGCAGACACCCTACCACCCGCGGAAACCGGCGAGAGCGTCCCGCGTCCTCCGTCCGCTGCACTGGAAAAGGACCCGCATCGCCACCGGTGTTTGGAAGTGCTGGAAACCGCTTGCCGCAATCGCCCGCGTGCTCCCGTGATGCGGGATGGTCCCGGACGCAATGAGCGCTTGTTCATCAGAGGAAACCCGCGGCAACTCGGCCCGGAAGTCCCCCGCGGCTTTCTGTCCTTGTTCCCGGCCCCTCCCGTTACCTCTTCCGGCAGCGGGCGGCGCGAACTGGCCGATGCTGTGCTCGGTCCCGCTCGCCCCTTGGTCGCACGGGTCTTCGTCAACCGCCTCTGGCAACACCATTTTGGCCGGGGATTGGTCGCTACTCCCGATGACTTCGGCGCTCATGGCGAAGCACCCACCCATCCCGAACTGCTGGACTGGCTCGCCGAGGAGTTCATCACCTCCGGCTGGTCCATCAAGCACATGCACCGCCTGATCGTGCGATCCCGAACTTACCGGCAGGCCAGTCAGCTTCCAACCGCTCAGGCGGAACTAGCCCGGCGTGTGGACCCGGACAATCGCCTCCTGCACCGCCAGAATCTCCGACGCTTGGAAGCGGAAATCCTGCGGGACGCCGTCCTGGCTGTATCCGGCCGTCTGGATCGCCGCTTGGGAGGTCCGTCGGTGCTACCTTACCTCAGTGAGCAGCAGGTCGGGCGCGGTCGGCCGCCTTCTGGACCACTCGATGGCCATGGGCGCCGCAGCATCTATCTCGCGGTGCGCCGTAATTTCCTCCCCGCACTTTTCACCGCCTTCGACTATCCCCCGCCGTTTACCACCGTGGGCCGCCGCAGTGTCTCCAACGTCCCCACGCAGGCCCTCGTGCTGTGGAACAATCCCTTCTTCCACGAGCAAGCCCGCTATTGGGCCGAACGGCTGCACCGCGAACAACCCCAGGCTTCGCTGGAACAACGCCTGCAACAGATGTACCTGGCTGCCTTCGCCCGCCGTCCCGATCCAGAGGAAGTGCAAGCTGCCCGCCACTTCCTCCAGCAATTCCCGCCCACAGAATCCCTCACCGCTTGGACCGAATTAGCCCATGTGCTATTCAACAGCAAGGAGTTCCTCTTTATCCCGTGAACAATGGGTTTTCTCTCAACAGCGAGTCTGGGGAGGAAGGAAACCACGGTAGCCCGGCTCAACCTCCTTCGACATGCCGTTGAAATGCCCTTGGCTAGCTTAGGCTTCCTAATCACACTATGGCTTGGCTTCCCGAAAATACAAAGGAGGGAGGGTTGGTATTTCCCCCCCTCCCCTATCAAGCCGTGAATGGAATCGACGATTGCCGCTGGGAAGGACCTATCTTCCTCCCGGATTGAGGGTCCCATTTACTTTTTGGCGGCTACCTTCTGGAAGTACTCCTTGGAGGCTTTGACATCCGGCTTGATGGTCGGTTGCCCTTTCTTCCATTCCGCCGGGCAAACTTCGCCATGCTGCTCGTAGAACTGCAAGGCATCGAGCACGCGTAAGGTTTCATCCACACTGCGTCCCAACGGCAGATCGTGAATGGTGATGGCCCGGATGATCCCTTGCTTGTCGATGATGAATGTGCCGCGGAGAGCCACCCCGCTGTCGAGCAGCACGCCGTAGTCGCTGCTGATCTTCTTGGTCAGATCGGAAATCAGCGGATACTTCAGGCCACCCAGTCCGCCTTCCTCACGCGGCGTCCGAATCCAGGCCAAGTGGGAAAACTGGCTGTCGATCGAGCAGCCCAGCACCTCGGCCCCCCGCGCGTGAAACTCTCCCAGTCGGTCATTGAAGGCGATGATCTCCGTCGGGCAAACGAACGTGAAATCCAACGGATAGAAAAAGAGCACCACGTACTTACCCCGATAGTCCGACAGCTTGATCGTCTTGAACTCCTCATTGACGACCGCCGTTGCGGTAAAATCCGGGGCTTCTTTTTGCACTTGGGCTGGCATCGTTGTTTCTCCTCTCTGGATATGAGCGGGACACACATCTCAGCCGACACCACATCGGCCTCGCAGAACATGTTTAGGAAGAACTTCCGCTCTTTGCCACGGGGTCCTGCCAAGGCAGGGAATCGGTTTTGCCAATGCCGACCGTCAGTGTGGCATCACATGTTCCGTGGAACTGGAAAAGTTCCTTCTCAGCCAGTGAGAGACAGATCCTGGCCGCAGCGGAGGAGAAAACCACATGGGTATGAAGTAGCGCAGACGTTGGATGGGATAGTTACAGCTTGGAGAAGCTGAAGCCGTGGGATTCAGCGCTTCCGGCGCCGGCGACGCCGCCAACTTGCCACGGTGAGTCCCCCCAGGGCCACCATCCAAATCGAACCCGGTTCAGGTGTGGCTACGGGACCAGGATTGCCTTCCAGAGGGGGGCGAGGACCTGGCATCCCTCCGATCGGCGGAGGAGAGCCGCCATCCTCGTTACCGTCCTCTCCCCAGGGGGGAGAAGGTGGTGGGGCATTGTGCGGAGGCGGTTCCGGTTCACCTCCGTTGTCAGCGTTATCGGGATTGCTACCCCCACCGCCTGAACCACCCCCTGCACCACCGTTCGTTCCTCCGCCCTGCCCTCCACTATCTGGACCCAGACCAATGACCCACCATCCCCCATCCGGTACGGTGACTTGACCCGAACCGAGCGGATTGCCGTGGGGATCGCTGACATCGACGGTGACTACACGAGAACCGTTGGAAGTTGGGGGAGATAAACCCACACTAACGCGGGGAGCATCGGACGGCACGGGTAAGCCTGTCTGCGGTGCTCCGGAAGCCTGCTGACCGCCGGCAAATCGCGGTAGGGCGCTCGCTGGAAACGAAGAACCACCCACACTCCCATTGCTAGCAGTTAGTGTGGCGTAGCCATCCTGCACGGGCAGGAGTACCGGCGTCCCCAGGGGTGAAAATACGGTGGTTCCACCTCCTGTCACCGCCTGAGCAGTGAACCCCCCGTTGAGATTGACAATCGCCAGCGGCGGACCATGCTGGGTATCAAACCAGAACTCATTGTAATCTGACGGGACCCCGGCTCCGGCCAGCCCCGCTGCTAGAGTCACCCAAAAGCCCTCGGCTCGTGCTACGGCTGTCCCTACCAGACAGGCCAGCACGGCTCCCCACACCCGTAACCCCAGGAACACCCCACGCATACATTCTTCCTTCCTGATGTGCGGGTCGTCATTCCTCCTGGCGGGTAGATCCCGCCACGCTTCGGCAAAGTAACCGAAAAACTTGAGAAAAAAAAGGCGAACTTGCCCTACCCCCTGAGGCAGTGGATTTTTCCCACCCCGATGCGAATTTTCCAGCAAAGATACGTAGCGGCGGCACCGACTGGTAAGTTTCCCAGGCTCTTGCCTCAGGCGAGGGTGGATTTGCAACTGCGATTAGGCAAGGAAACTACCAGTAAAGATAAGCATTACAAATATCAAATGATTATAGTATGACATCTATATGATATCATACAATATATCATTTCGGAATTGTTATTTGTGTTAATTCGATGGTCGTAGTCTCATCAGCATTGGGAACATAACTGTGAGACTTGACCAATCCGCCGGGGATTTCCGGACTAATCCAGATGGTGGAGAGCATCTCACCGGCTTCCGTTGAAGAGGTGTACTTGAAGAATCGGCAGCGATAAGTTTTTCCCAACACTTCGACATCTTCGGTTCCTTCCTTCTGGATACCCTGGGGTTTCCCCCAATCCTCCTTGCGGATGTTCGGGGGGAGCGGAATTCTCCGTGGATAGCGGAATGTCATCGGCTCGTTCTGCACTGTCTCGCCGTTGCTCCGCTCTGTTCGGGTTTGCTCTTCGATCACAAGGAATTCGTTTGTCTTGTCCAAAAGTTTGAGGGTGGTATGGGAGATGGTGGGTCGCGGAACCTTGGCATTTTGTGTGATTGTCCGACGTACAACGACAGTCCCCTTCGGGAAAACTTGCCATTGCTTATATGTGAGGTCCTCAACCATTTCCGCGGAGGAAGAGAGTAACACCAGGGCATCCTGGTCAGTAGTCCCGGAAGATGGATTCTTCTCGGAATCTCCGGATGCTGTCGGCGGCTGTTGTGCGGCGGGGCGAGAACATCCAGCCACACTGGTGACCAAAGTGACAATGGCTAGGCATGTGAGTAGCCGGAACTGCCCCCGGATGTTCGATCTGCATCGAAGGGAGAGAAACGCCATAGCTATCGGTTCCTCTTTCACTGCATTCTTCATCAGCCCGATGCTGTATGCGATCACAAAGGCGCCACTTCGCAAAACCTGATTGTCCCAAAAAAAGTCTCTTGTATAGTGACTTTATCCTGTCATTGTTTACGATGTCGTTCTGACTGTAAACAAGTTTAGCGCTTGCCCTTAGTCATGGCACGTGTCCGGTTGCCAGGGCTTTCCTCTTCGTCGATGGCTGCATCCTCAGCGCGCACCGCTGCCTTTTGCTCTTCCGTCAAAGGCTGGGTGTTGAGGGCGGGTTGTTTCGATCCACAACCCCCCAGCAAAACCACAAGGAAAACAACCGTTACACATTGTATTATCATTTTCATAGATTAGGACTCCGTAATACGATGAAAATCTATCCAAATTTTCTGTAAGATTCATGTGTAAAAATGTCAGGATGTTCCTGGGTGATCAAGGATACATCCTGACAATATGGACTGCAATGGTAACTTATTCTGGATTTACCAGGCGGTATTCCTCGAAATTAGAGGTCACTCATATTGATGACAATACCGTCATCGGCCCCGCAGGCAGCCATGAAGGTGAGCGGGTTGACGTCAAAGCGGATGAAGCGCACCGAGCCATCGGCGAAGACGGCATTGAGACCGCCGGTGTGATTCGAGCCGAAGTAACGGCGCCAAAGGTTGTTGCTACTAAAGGCAGGGTCATTAGTCGGCGGAGCGATCTGAGCCCAACTACCGGTGTAGGCGCGGTACATGAAGTTAGTGGGATCCTGGTCGTGTTTCGGTGGGAAATGCCAACGGATGTTGTCTTCATCCCAGCCGTTGTTATTCCAACGTTCATTATCGCCACCGTCTACGCCGTGGCGCCGAGCAGGAAGGGCTTTCTCGGCAGCAGCGATGGTGTTGCTCGTACCATCGACGATGTCCGCCATTCGCCGCTTGGCTCCACGGCCCGGCCAGACAATAAACCCTTTGCGACCCGGATAGTTTCCAAAGTTTTCTGTAGTCCGTTCATTGCGTGCAGGGCCAAATCCTAATGGCGGTGGAGGGGTGTCACCGGTCAGCTCGTGCATATCCCCTTGGAAGAGACCGGCGCATCCGGCGTAATCACACCGGCCAAAGCCCGCGCTGCCGTAACCTGTCGGTGCACGCCGCGAAGGGCAATAGTAAATCTTGATAAGCTGCCGGGCCACATCATCTTCCCCGCCATTGTTGGCCACATTTGGCCAGAAGGGGGGATCGTCGCGCCCCAAACGGAAGACGTTTTCCTGCTCGATGTAGGGCAGAATCCAATAGAACTGGTTCCAGCCTCGGCGGGTGGCCGCCCGGCAGCAGGTGGTGGTTTCATACCCTCCGGGGTCTTCATCGTACTTGAAGCCCGCGGGGTTGGGAGCACCGCCGGTAGTGATTGCCTGCGGATCCCCATCCAGTCCTCCCGGAGGGAAATAACCCATGGCGCTTTCATAGTTGTGGAACGCCAGGCCGATTTGCTTGAGGTGATTGGCACACTGCATACGCGCCGCGGCTTCTCGAACCTTCTGCACCGCGGGCAACAACAGCCCGATCAGAATCGCGATGATGGCGATCACCACCAACAGCTCGATGAGGGTGAACGCCCGGCTAGGACAGAACCTCCGCTGCATACGACAACCTCCCATGACGAGAAAAATCGGAGCGTGGAGAGCCAGTTCCCGCCCCTTGTCCCTTCCTAGACCAGTCGGGTATTTTTCCTCCAGGCAGGGAGAGAGCCGATTCCCCAATCCCGGCTGGTGCTAGGCCAGCGACAAAGGACGAGTCTTTCTCCACGCTTTTATGCCTAAGAACCGCCTTTGAAGTTCAGATGACTGCGATGTGCCATTTCGGCGAAACTTATTTTTACGCTGTGCGTAGTTTTCTTGAACGAACGATGAACCGCTCCGTAGTTCCGTGACTTGCAGGGAGACGTTACTCAGGGGAAATCGTCAAGATCAACACCGCTCGAGCCGGTGTCATATCATGCCATTATGAGCCGGACACCACTGTTGGAACGCGAGGAATATATCGAGCAAGCCTATTTTTTCCGCACCTTTCGGGAGCGGCTGGCAGATAATCTGCCGGCGCAGGAGATTCTCAGCCGGGTACACGAAGAGCTGCTCAGTTCCACACGGTTGCCGTGGGCGGTGCAATTCCTGGCGACGGAGATGAAGCACACCGGCCTTCTCAGCAATGGTTTCGCTCGCCTGCCGCATTATTTCACTCGCTTTCAAGCTTTCGTGATTCAACAGGCGGAGGAAGCCACTTCGCGCTTTCCTATCACCACAGCACTGTTGGTTTTGGAGCGGGAGGCCCATTACCGTGCTCAGCAGCCCACCGCCGCAGGGCTTTTTGTTTACCAATTCGAGACGATCGCTCGGAATCGGCTGGGATACCGAGAAGGTTTCGAGGCCATGGCAGAGGACCCGCTCTATGACAGCCACTGGCAAGAATTCATCCTGAGCCTGGGCAAACAGATGGGGGACATTGACTTCGCCGACCTGGTGTACCTGCGTTCGGAGTTATACGTGCAGGAGCAGCGCCGCCTTCAGGCTCATTATCAGCCGCCAGTGCCTGTCCTTTTCGGGGAGAAAGAAGGGAAGATCGCCAAGGCCAGCCGCGGCCGAGACCCCCTGTACCTGTTCGCCGCTTTACAACGGCAATTGGGCTATCCGGAAGTACCGCGCTCGCGGCAACGGGATGACGACAAGAGCCGCTGGGAACGCGTCGAGAACAAGTTGCGCGAACTGGAAATGCGCTTGAAACTGGCCGAAGCCGAGTTGCGCGGGTCGATCGACCTAAGCCAGTTCGGCAAGCCGGAATTGCTTCAGGACGATGACGAATAGACCGTGGGGGGACTCGCCCAATGATAAGAGCACATCGCATTATGCCGGGGTCGGTAGGTTTTCCCGGAAGGCTTGCAAGACCTCGTAGAGGTCCGAGGTGATGGCCACCTCGTCGTCCAGAAAGTCGCGCAGCCAGACGTAATTCATCCGTTGAGCTACCGCAAACAGAGGGAGGAGGTCCCCCAAGCGAACGCGGACTTCCGGTTCCGGGGCGGGGGTCGGTTCCTCAACAGGGGGGTTGTAAAGCTTGAGGCGTACAGCCATGCCTGTTCCTCCGTGGTGCTGGACCAGCGCCGCTTTTTCCGCTCCAGATGTCAGACTCATCCTCGCGGCGTCAGCCATTTCCATGTCTTTGCTTTCATCGGCTCTGGTAGCAAATCGAGTTGATGCCTAGATGGGCTTAGGGAACGCTCCCTGAAGCCATCTGCGGTAAAATGGACCGCATATGCCGGATATGGCGGCAGCATCAGCTCCAGGATCAGGCGGAGAGCAAGTATGGCGCTGACATTCGCAGTTCTTGGGAATGGGGCATGGGGCACGGCGATTGCAGTTCATTTGTCGCAACGTCCGGATTACCGGGTGAAGCTATGGGGCGCTCTGCCTGAAACGGTCGAGGAGATGCGCCGCTTACGGGAGAACGTTCCACTGTTGCCAGGCGTGCGGATCCCGGAGAGCGTCGTGCTGACCTCCGACCCCGCCGAGGCCGTGGAGGGAGCGGATTGCTGGATGTCGGCAATTCCCACAGCTTTCCTACGTGCTTCTTTGCAGCGGTTCGCCGGCCTGGCGTCCCAAGTGCCGATCGTGAGCCTGAGCAAGGGGCTGGAGAATGGCACATTCTACCGTCCAACGGAGGTGATCCGCGAGGTGCTGGGCGTGCAGCGATTGGCGGTGCTGAGTGGTCCGAGCCATGCGGAGGAAGTGGGGCGTGGGCTGCCCGCCGCGGTCGTTGCTGCTTCGGAGGAATTGGAATTGGCCCTGTGGGTCCAGCGGCACATCGGTACGGAACGCTTTCGGGTCTATACCAACAGCGATGTGGTCGGCGTGGAGCTATGCGGGGCGCTAAAGAATGTCATGGCCATAGCCGCGGGACTCTGCGACGGTCTGCAATTCGGCGACAATGCCAAGGCCGCCCTGGTGACCCGCGGGCTGGCAGAAATGACCCGCTTTGGCGTCGCTCATGGTGCGGATAGCCACACCTTCCACGGCCTGGCCGGATTGGGAGATTTGATCGTCACCTGCTACAGCGAGCACAGCCGCAATCGCCGGGTAGGCTTCCGCCTGGGACGAGGCGAACCACGCGA is a window encoding:
- a CDS encoding PSD1 and planctomycete cytochrome C domain-containing protein, with amino-acid sequence MGIGILAGLYLLGGSLTEVKRGDSVQAADEPRPPAATSAASANAPSLSQGPVDAEYFEKKVRPILVERCQKCHNSQKAKGGLQLDSRAGFLRGGDSGPALNLLPQVLQYEGDIRMPPQGKLPQTELDILLRWLAAGAPWPQDRNPSTTPSPSTPHPQTPARLHWAFQPLQRPTVPSIPAGTPIQNPIDAFVLARLQAVGLNLAPEADKATLLRRVYFDLIGLPPSPEELDAFLNDAHPDAYDRVVDRLLASPHYGERWARHWLDLVRYAETYGHEFDFDIPEAWRYRDYVIRAFNADLPYDRFLQEQIAGDLLDDPRYDPQTGSNESLLATAFWWLGDAVHSPVDSRMDFADRIDNQIDVFGKAILGLTLGCARCHDHKFDPIPSRDYYALFGILASSRFHYGDIGDPRPLERLLDELTRSRPQAYSTAAESRGSGGDIIPPPRPGSAWRLGAKAWEHFGADWRQRWDATGLGLRPTGGEGFPHSGQEAEALSAALRSPTFMIEHRYLVLRVAGRQAQARLILNGLQLIRDPIYGGLAKQIDHGEEFRWLVFDLHLWPGQPAYVELLDNGPGYFAIREAWFADTLPPAETGESVPRPPSAALEKDPHRHRCLEVLETACRNRPRAPVMRDGPGRNERLFIRGNPRQLGPEVPRGFLSLFPAPPVTSSGSGRRELADAVLGPARPLVARVFVNRLWQHHFGRGLVATPDDFGAHGEAPTHPELLDWLAEEFITSGWSIKHMHRLIVRSRTYRQASQLPTAQAELARRVDPDNRLLHRQNLRRLEAEILRDAVLAVSGRLDRRLGGPSVLPYLSEQQVGRGRPPSGPLDGHGRRSIYLAVRRNFLPALFTAFDYPPPFTTVGRRSVSNVPTQALVLWNNPFFHEQARYWAERLHREQPQASLEQRLQQMYLAAFARRPDPEEVQAARHFLQQFPPTESLTAWTELAHVLFNSKEFLFIP
- a CDS encoding peroxiredoxin; translation: MPAQVQKEAPDFTATAVVNEEFKTIKLSDYRGKYVVLFFYPLDFTFVCPTEIIAFNDRLGEFHARGAEVLGCSIDSQFSHLAWIRTPREEGGLGGLKYPLISDLTKKISSDYGVLLDSGVALRGTFIIDKQGIIRAITIHDLPLGRSVDETLRVLDALQFYEQHGEVCPAEWKKGQPTIKPDVKASKEYFQKVAAKK
- a CDS encoding PEP-CTERM sorting domain-containing protein encodes the protein MRGVFLGLRVWGAVLACLVGTAVARAEGFWVTLAAGLAGAGVPSDYNEFWFDTQHGPPLAIVNLNGGFTAQAVTGGGTTVFSPLGTPVLLPVQDGYATLTASNGSVGGSSFPASALPRFAGGQQASGAPQTGLPVPSDAPRVSVGLSPPTSNGSRVVTVDVSDPHGNPLGSGQVTVPDGGWWVIGLGPDSGGQGGGTNGGAGGGSGGGGSNPDNADNGGEPEPPPHNAPPPSPPWGEDGNEDGGSPPPIGGMPGPRPPLEGNPGPVATPEPGSIWMVALGGLTVASWRRRRRRKR
- a CDS encoding DUF1559 domain-containing protein: MQRRFCPSRAFTLIELLVVIAIIAILIGLLLPAVQKVREAAARMQCANHLKQIGLAFHNYESAMGYFPPGGLDGDPQAITTGGAPNPAGFKYDEDPGGYETTTCCRAATRRGWNQFYWILPYIEQENVFRLGRDDPPFWPNVANNGGEDDVARQLIKIYYCPSRRAPTGYGSAGFGRCDYAGCAGLFQGDMHELTGDTPPPPLGFGPARNERTTENFGNYPGRKGFIVWPGRGAKRRMADIVDGTSNTIAAAEKALPARRHGVDGGDNERWNNNGWDEDNIRWHFPPKHDQDPTNFMYRAYTGSWAQIAPPTNDPAFSSNNLWRRYFGSNHTGGLNAVFADGSVRFIRFDVNPLTFMAACGADDGIVINMSDL
- a CDS encoding NAD(P)H-dependent glycerol-3-phosphate dehydrogenase — translated: MALTFAVLGNGAWGTAIAVHLSQRPDYRVKLWGALPETVEEMRRLRENVPLLPGVRIPESVVLTSDPAEAVEGADCWMSAIPTAFLRASLQRFAGLASQVPIVSLSKGLENGTFYRPTEVIREVLGVQRLAVLSGPSHAEEVGRGLPAAVVAASEELELALWVQRHIGTERFRVYTNSDVVGVELCGALKNVMAIAAGLCDGLQFGDNAKAALVTRGLAEMTRFGVAHGADSHTFHGLAGLGDLIVTCYSEHSRNRRVGFRLGRGEPREAVLAGPQVAEGVWTSRSVYERVQRIGLETPIMTGVYRIVHEGQSPLDAVRDLLRRQPGNERW